A single window of Nitrospiraceae bacterium DNA harbors:
- a CDS encoding BON domain-containing protein has product MSHFSSFSFSDGWRHVPAVCLLVFVLATFGCGSPLGHDAEVSDRNEYIAARVKVALIQEGLDAAPIDIVVRNGVVTLEGFVEKEPHRKAAEKAAINVSGVDSVLNNIQVK; this is encoded by the coding sequence ATGAGCCATTTCTCCTCCTTTTCCTTTTCCGATGGGTGGCGGCATGTTCCTGCTGTATGCCTGCTAGTTTTTGTATTGGCGACGTTCGGATGTGGCTCTCCGCTCGGCCATGATGCAGAGGTGTCGGATAGGAACGAATATATCGCCGCCAGAGTAAAAGTCGCTCTTATACAGGAGGGGTTGGATGCGGCTCCTATTGACATCGTAGTCCGAAATGGGGTGGTGACGTTGGAAGGGTTCGTGGAAAAAGAACCACACCGAAAAGCGGCGGAAAAGGCCGCAATCAATGTATCCGGGGTGGATTCCGTTCTCAATAATATTCAAGTCAAATGA
- a CDS encoding HAD hydrolase family protein, protein MRYLALATDYDGTLALHGRVYESTLRSLEKVLTTNRKLLLVTGRELDDLLNVFPHPYLFDWIVAENGLLLYNPSSKETITLADIPSEDFIMQLRSRGIPISVGRNIVSTVRPHETVVLEGVRDLGLDIQLIFNKEAVMMLPAGFSKATGLEKALHKMGLSPHNVAGIGDAENDLPFLGMVECSAAVGNALPAIKERADIVTEGEQGDGVVEFIRHLLADDLQSIDPSLHRHYVVLGSTETEQEVRISPYGPNLLLAGSSGSGKSTLSTGIIERLTDKRYQCCIIDPEGDYETLEQAVILGDMNHTPTSKEVINILENPDTNLVINLVGLAIQERPSFFKNIFTDLQDFRARTGRPHWIVLDETHHLMPAELDTPFSSPSPHSLLMITVHPDQMAADALAAIACVVVIGKSPGERLEAFTNSVGDSLPSFEDHHIQPGEAIFWERYGGALPVRFRIHPNRSERRRHRRKYAEGELGPDRSFYFQGPEGKLNLRAQNLMVFLQLAEGLDPETWMYHLKRHDYSSWARDCIKDKTLASEIREIESNEPLEHGHSLARIKAAIASRYVLSPHPPSPSPLPSP, encoded by the coding sequence ATGAGATATTTAGCACTGGCGACTGATTATGACGGCACTCTTGCCCTCCATGGGCGCGTCTACGAATCGACCCTTCGAAGTCTGGAAAAAGTCTTAACAACCAATCGAAAGCTCCTTCTGGTCACAGGTCGGGAACTGGATGATCTACTGAATGTCTTTCCTCACCCTTATTTATTTGATTGGATTGTCGCCGAGAATGGGCTTTTATTGTATAACCCTTCTTCCAAGGAAACGATCACACTGGCGGATATACCGTCGGAAGATTTTATCATGCAGCTTCGTTCCCGGGGCATTCCCATTTCAGTCGGACGAAATATCGTCTCCACCGTCCGCCCGCATGAAACTGTCGTATTGGAAGGGGTCCGTGATCTTGGATTAGATATTCAACTGATTTTTAACAAAGAAGCCGTCATGATGCTTCCCGCCGGATTCAGCAAAGCGACCGGCCTGGAGAAAGCGCTTCACAAAATGGGCCTCTCACCACACAATGTCGCCGGAATTGGCGATGCCGAGAATGATCTGCCCTTTCTGGGAATGGTGGAATGCTCCGCGGCAGTCGGCAACGCCCTCCCGGCTATCAAGGAACGCGCCGATATCGTGACGGAAGGAGAGCAGGGAGACGGAGTCGTGGAGTTCATCCGGCATCTTCTGGCTGACGATTTACAATCAATTGACCCGTCCCTTCATCGGCATTATGTGGTGCTGGGATCCACAGAGACGGAGCAGGAAGTCCGGATCAGTCCCTATGGTCCGAACCTTCTCCTGGCCGGCTCATCGGGAAGCGGAAAATCAACGCTATCAACGGGCATCATTGAGCGTCTTACGGATAAACGGTATCAATGCTGTATCATCGATCCTGAAGGCGATTATGAAACGTTGGAACAGGCTGTGATCCTGGGTGACATGAATCACACACCCACCTCAAAGGAGGTTATCAATATCCTGGAAAATCCGGATACGAACCTGGTCATCAATCTGGTGGGTCTGGCGATACAGGAACGTCCTTCTTTTTTTAAAAACATCTTTACGGATCTTCAGGACTTTAGAGCACGAACGGGCCGCCCTCATTGGATTGTACTGGATGAGACTCATCATTTGATGCCGGCAGAATTGGATACCCCTTTCTCCTCCCCATCACCACATTCCCTGCTCATGATCACTGTGCATCCCGATCAAATGGCTGCCGACGCCCTTGCCGCTATTGCCTGTGTCGTGGTGATTGGCAAATCTCCAGGCGAGCGATTAGAGGCTTTCACCAATTCGGTGGGGGATTCTCTGCCTTCCTTCGAGGACCATCACATCCAACCGGGGGAGGCAATATTCTGGGAACGCTACGGAGGGGCGCTGCCGGTTCGATTCCGGATACACCCCAATCGGAGCGAGAGGAGACGTCATCGTCGGAAGTATGCAGAAGGAGAATTAGGACCTGATCGCAGTTTTTACTTTCAAGGTCCGGAAGGAAAATTGAACCTCCGAGCACAAAATCTTATGGTCTTTCTTCAACTGGCAGAAGGGCTGGATCCTGAAACGTGGATGTATCATTTGAAGCGCCATGATTATTCTTCCTGGGCTCGAGATTGCATTAAAGATAAAACCCTGGCCTCCGAGATTCGGGAAATAGAATCCAACGAACCGCTTGAACATGGGCACAGTCTGGCTCGCATCAAAGCCGCCATTGCATCCCGGTATGTCCTCTCTCCCCACCCTCCCTCTCCATCCCCTCTTCCCTCCCCTTGA
- a CDS encoding catalase, which translates to MAKKQSAASTPPSTRKTAKYADRTVEIGTGGEVHQTSGKTNPVLTTQQGIPVADDQNSLKIGMRGPTALEDFHFREKLFHFDHERIPERVVHARGFGAHGYFENYESLRDVTKADLFQRPGEKTPAFVRFSTVAGNKGSFDLARDVRGFAVKLYTQEGNWDLVGNNMPVFFIQDAMKFPDLVHAAKAEPDRGFPQAQTAHDNFWDFISLTPESMHMVMWIMSDRAIPRSFRFMEGFGVHTFRLLNSQGKSTFVKFHWKPKLGMQSVVWNEAVKINGADPDFHRRDLWSAIQQGDYPEWELGLQLFDDEFAQQFAFDVLDSTKLIPEEILPIRRVGRLVLDRCVDNFFAETEQVAFCTQNIVPGIDFSNDPLLQGRNFSYLDTQLKRLGSPNFTHIPINAPKCPFSHFQQDGHMAMQNPQGRANYEPNSWSGDDAGPRESPEKGFTSYPAEDKGPKVRLRSETFADHYSQARQFYISQTEVEQMHIANALVFELSKVEHPEIRNRMVSHLLNIHQDLAKTVANGLRIQQMPAPADAVKPTQEDLQQSPALSILLNSPKTFKGRKLGVLITDGVDIKLLKSLKAAVKSEGAIMEIVAPGVGGVEASDGTWIEADQKIDGGPSVLYDAVALLPSEEGGRALAKEPAARDFVADAFAHMKFIGYVEAATPLFTKAGLTDMDGGMIALDGNKGTSNFLELCRHLRFWDRTTAS; encoded by the coding sequence ATGGCCAAAAAACAATCCGCTGCATCCACCCCTCCTTCAACCCGTAAAACCGCGAAATATGCCGACCGGACTGTCGAGATCGGCACTGGAGGGGAAGTGCACCAGACAAGCGGAAAAACCAATCCGGTATTAACCACTCAGCAAGGTATTCCCGTCGCGGATGACCAAAACTCGCTGAAAATCGGAATGAGGGGTCCAACCGCCCTGGAGGACTTTCACTTTCGAGAGAAGTTATTTCATTTTGACCATGAACGTATTCCAGAACGCGTAGTGCATGCACGCGGGTTCGGGGCTCATGGATACTTTGAAAACTACGAATCTCTGAGGGATGTCACCAAAGCCGACCTCTTTCAACGACCAGGGGAGAAAACCCCCGCGTTTGTCCGGTTCTCTACCGTAGCCGGCAATAAGGGTTCCTTCGATTTGGCAAGAGACGTCAGGGGATTTGCCGTGAAGCTGTATACCCAAGAGGGGAATTGGGATCTTGTGGGGAATAATATGCCCGTGTTCTTTATTCAGGACGCCATGAAATTTCCCGACCTCGTTCACGCCGCCAAGGCGGAACCGGATCGTGGCTTTCCGCAGGCGCAAACCGCGCATGATAACTTTTGGGACTTTATATCGCTCACACCCGAAAGTATGCACATGGTGATGTGGATCATGTCCGACAGAGCCATTCCCCGTTCCTTTCGTTTTATGGAAGGGTTTGGTGTGCATACATTCCGGCTGCTCAATAGCCAGGGAAAATCAACGTTCGTGAAATTTCACTGGAAACCCAAATTGGGGATGCAATCCGTAGTGTGGAACGAAGCCGTAAAAATTAACGGAGCGGACCCGGACTTCCATCGCCGGGATTTATGGAGTGCCATTCAGCAGGGTGACTATCCGGAATGGGAACTGGGCCTCCAACTTTTTGATGATGAATTTGCTCAACAATTCGCTTTTGATGTACTCGATTCCACCAAACTCATTCCGGAAGAAATTCTACCGATTCGACGGGTGGGCCGTCTCGTTCTGGATCGCTGTGTGGATAATTTTTTTGCTGAGACGGAACAGGTCGCATTTTGCACACAAAATATTGTGCCAGGCATTGATTTTTCAAATGATCCGCTCTTACAAGGGCGGAACTTTTCCTACCTCGATACTCAGCTCAAACGGCTTGGCAGTCCGAATTTCACGCACATCCCCATCAACGCGCCCAAGTGCCCCTTCAGCCATTTTCAACAGGACGGCCACATGGCCATGCAGAATCCACAAGGCCGAGCCAATTATGAACCCAATTCGTGGTCCGGCGACGATGCCGGCCCGCGTGAATCCCCGGAAAAAGGATTCACGTCTTATCCTGCAGAGGACAAAGGCCCAAAGGTCCGCCTTCGCTCCGAGACCTTTGCCGATCATTACAGCCAGGCCCGACAATTTTATATCAGTCAGACTGAGGTTGAACAAATGCACATTGCGAACGCCTTAGTCTTTGAATTAAGCAAAGTAGAACATCCTGAAATACGGAATCGTATGGTTTCTCATTTACTCAATATCCACCAGGATCTGGCCAAAACGGTCGCGAACGGTTTGCGCATCCAGCAGATGCCCGCGCCCGCAGATGCCGTGAAACCGACTCAGGAGGATCTCCAACAGTCACCCGCGCTCAGCATTCTTCTTAATAGTCCCAAGACCTTCAAAGGGCGAAAGCTTGGTGTGCTCATCACCGACGGGGTCGATATAAAATTATTGAAATCTCTCAAAGCGGCCGTCAAATCGGAAGGAGCGATCATGGAGATTGTGGCCCCCGGCGTGGGCGGAGTGGAAGCCAGCGACGGAACATGGATAGAAGCGGATCAAAAAATCGATGGCGGCCCATCTGTCCTGTATGACGCGGTCGCCCTCCTTCCCTCCGAGGAAGGAGGGCGGGCTTTGGCCAAAGAGCCGGCGGCGAGAGATTTTGTAGCGGATGCCTTTGCGCATATGAAATTTATCGGATATGTCGAAGCCGCGACTCCCCTTTTTACCAAGGCAGGGTTGACAGATATGGACGGGGGTATGATCGCGCTTGACGGAAATAAAGGCACCTCCAATTTCCTGGAACTGTGCCGTCACCTCCGGTTTTGGGACCGCACCACGGCTTCATAA
- a CDS encoding redoxin domain-containing protein: MMQIGQTITDGTYQAYHKEQIRSLKVSEFRGKWLVLVFYPGDFTFICPTELQELGELYPEFQKLGAEVLSVSTDSVFVHKAWHDTSPAIQNIQFPMVADPTGRLSREFGTYLEEEGVSLRGSFLIDPDGILKVAEIHDNSIGRNGRELLRNLQAAVHVREGKGEVCPANWKPGDKTLKPGLDLVGKI; this comes from the coding sequence ATGATGCAAATTGGACAGACAATCACGGATGGCACATACCAGGCCTATCATAAGGAACAGATCCGTTCTCTCAAGGTGTCCGAATTCCGTGGCAAATGGCTGGTACTGGTATTTTATCCGGGTGATTTTACGTTTATCTGTCCAACAGAATTGCAAGAATTGGGGGAATTGTATCCCGAATTTCAAAAGCTCGGGGCTGAAGTTCTTAGCGTCAGCACCGATTCGGTCTTTGTGCATAAGGCCTGGCACGATACCTCGCCTGCCATACAAAATATTCAGTTCCCCATGGTAGCCGATCCCACGGGCCGGCTAAGCCGGGAGTTCGGAACATATCTGGAAGAGGAGGGAGTCTCATTGCGTGGGAGTTTCCTGATCGATCCGGACGGAATCCTGAAAGTGGCAGAAATCCACGACAACAGCATTGGACGAAATGGCCGGGAACTACTGAGAAACCTTCAAGCGGCAGTTCACGTCAGGGAAGGAAAAGGAGAAGTCTGTCCGGCTAACTGGAAACCGGGAGATAAGACGTTAAAACCGGGCTTGGATCTTGTCGGAAAGATTTAA
- a CDS encoding VOC family protein has product MPSHHYAFLVSEVKFDKIFEGIQERRLQYWADPHREEPNHINGWDNGRGLYFDDPNGHLLEIITRPNNSGGTAVTKPHPLVASVWDQESSSE; this is encoded by the coding sequence ATTCCCTCTCACCATTATGCTTTTCTGGTCAGCGAGGTCAAATTCGACAAGATCTTTGAGGGAATCCAGGAACGACGGCTACAGTATTGGGCTGATCCCCATCGGGAGGAGCCGAATCACATCAACGGTTGGGATAATGGACGCGGACTGTATTTCGACGATCCGAACGGCCATTTACTGGAAATCATTACCCGTCCTAATAACAGCGGTGGGACAGCCGTAACGAAACCTCATCCATTGGTAGCATCTGTATGGGATCAGGAGAGCTCTTCTGAATAG
- a CDS encoding DUF2238 domain-containing protein: MKNLVMVGLLLWYVGFFLVMGRAPLDPQSWAFANILPLLFVGVLTISYRRMPFSGTSYALFTIFLTLHTIGSHYTYAQVPFGLWLEDLFELPRNHFDRIVHFCFGLLFAHPLWEIFREIPGMSGRIRAGMVLLTLVGLGGLWEILESWVTRIVHPELGLAYLGAQGDIWDAQKDMAATLYGALLWLAFLLCSRLLKASRSSGSQQRTVDFPHAPDHCSDRH; encoded by the coding sequence TTGAAAAATTTGGTGATGGTCGGTTTATTGCTGTGGTATGTCGGCTTCTTTCTGGTAATGGGAAGGGCCCCTCTTGATCCTCAAAGTTGGGCCTTTGCCAATATCCTTCCTCTTCTTTTCGTTGGTGTATTAACTATTTCCTATCGGCGAATGCCTTTTTCCGGCACTTCCTATGCGCTGTTTACGATTTTCCTGACTCTGCATACAATTGGCTCACACTATACGTATGCTCAGGTCCCATTCGGACTCTGGTTAGAAGATCTATTCGAATTACCTCGTAACCATTTTGATCGTATCGTTCATTTTTGTTTCGGCTTGCTCTTTGCCCATCCCTTGTGGGAAATCTTCAGGGAAATCCCAGGCATGTCCGGAAGGATCCGCGCGGGAATGGTCCTGCTCACACTTGTCGGGCTTGGGGGATTGTGGGAAATTCTGGAATCATGGGTGACCCGAATTGTTCACCCGGAATTAGGTCTGGCCTATCTCGGTGCACAGGGAGATATCTGGGATGCCCAAAAAGATATGGCGGCCACGTTATATGGCGCGCTGCTCTGGTTGGCGTTTTTGCTGTGTTCCCGGCTATTGAAAGCATCTCGTTCATCTGGATCACAGCAAAGGACGGTGGATTTCCCGCATGCGCCTGACCACTGCAGTGACCGCCACTAA
- a CDS encoding DUF2238 domain-containing protein, with product MRLTTAVTATNRKSFREHTFLHVLVAWYVVLWVFLAIDPVDRHDWFLENILAIGLIIVLVATYRWFPLSDLSYVFLAMFMSLHAIGAHYTYSKVPLGFWMQEWWGLERNHFDRIAHFSFGLFLAYPLRELFLRRVNVRGFWAYYLPISGILALSGFFEIIESWVVLLVRPELGEAYLGTQGDEWDAQKDMTVAVLGALITIMLTYALSKFVPQKTLPSPP from the coding sequence ATGCGCCTGACCACTGCAGTGACCGCCACTAACCGGAAAAGTTTCCGAGAACACACTTTTTTACACGTGCTTGTGGCTTGGTATGTGGTGCTATGGGTATTCCTTGCCATTGACCCCGTCGACCGTCATGACTGGTTCCTCGAAAATATTTTAGCGATAGGACTGATCATTGTCCTTGTCGCGACCTATCGATGGTTTCCATTATCGGATCTTTCCTATGTATTTCTCGCCATGTTTATGAGCCTTCATGCGATCGGAGCCCATTATACCTATTCAAAAGTTCCTCTGGGGTTTTGGATGCAGGAGTGGTGGGGATTAGAGCGCAATCATTTTGACCGGATCGCGCATTTTTCATTCGGGTTGTTCCTGGCTTATCCGTTGCGAGAATTATTTCTGCGTCGCGTAAATGTGAGGGGATTCTGGGCTTATTATCTTCCTATCAGCGGAATATTGGCCCTCAGTGGATTCTTTGAAATTATTGAATCGTGGGTGGTTCTTCTGGTTCGTCCGGAATTGGGAGAGGCGTATCTTGGCACTCAAGGTGACGAATGGGATGCCCAAAAGGATATGACGGTGGCGGTTCTCGGAGCATTGATCACTATCATGCTGACCTATGCACTTTCCAAGTTCGTGCCTCAAAAAACTCTTCCGTCTCCTCCCTAG
- a CDS encoding FAD-binding oxidoreductase: MLTKSLPMLNTAQVKKNRQEHFPYQEIAAELSSHLQISIEGEVRFDEGSRALYATDGSNYRQVPVGVVIPKTVEDVITTVAVCHRHGVPVLSRGGGTSLAGQCCNMAVVMDMSKYLHSIMELDPASRRARVQPGVVLDVLRNRAEQHHLTFAPDPSTHDHCTLGGMIGNNSCGVHALMGGKTVDNIEEMEILTYDGLRMRVGKTREEDLHHIIRQGGRRGDIFARLQSIRDQYASLIRSRYPDIPRRVSGYNLDQLLPEHDFNIARALVGTEGTCVTVLEATVRLVKSPPWRTLIVLGYRDIYQAGDHLMDILAHQPIGLEGLDDMLVGDMTKNHLHVDNLSLLPEGRGWLLVEFGGDTQQEADDRSRELMEELGKQSQAPAMKRYDNKAQEQYVWKIRKSVLAATARVPGGDDSWTGWEDSAVAPKDVGNYLRDLRELMKAHGYQCALYGHFGQGCIHTRINFDLKTRAGIDTYRHFIEEASDLVMRYHGSFSGEHGDGQSRGELLPKMFGQELMNAFREFKQAWDPDGKMNPGKVIDAHPLDHNLRLGTSYNPPQLDTHFHYTDDRGSFPRATLRCVGVGDCRNMEGGTMCPSYRVTREEQHSTRGRAHLLFEMLQGDPLRHGWRNEAVKEALDLCLACKGCLSDCPVNVDMATYKAEFLSHYYEGRLRPRAAFSMGLIYWWSRLASTMPGVVNAVTHAPILGTLVKKIGGIAPQRDMPRYAKESFTAWFHKRPASYSAAPKVVLWPDTFNNYFFPHTLKAAVEVLEKIGFEVTIPPRPLCCGRPLYDFGMLKTAKLLLRQIIDSLGKDIAAGIPVIGLEPSCVAVFRDELLKLFPNDEQAKRLAGLTCTFGEFLDKQAGPIVWPRLNERAIVHGHCHQKAVMGMNSEMKIFKDIGLDCTLLDSGCCGMAGSFGFKEEHYRISLAIGEQILLPTIRGAAAQRELVVADGFSCREQIVQTTGRNALHTAEVLQRAMKRC; this comes from the coding sequence ATGTTGACCAAATCACTGCCCATGCTGAATACCGCTCAGGTCAAAAAAAACCGACAGGAGCATTTCCCCTATCAGGAAATTGCAGCTGAGTTGTCTTCTCATCTTCAAATCTCCATTGAAGGAGAAGTGCGTTTCGATGAAGGAAGCCGGGCGTTATATGCAACTGACGGATCGAATTACCGCCAAGTGCCCGTCGGGGTGGTCATTCCTAAAACCGTGGAAGATGTGATCACGACGGTGGCCGTGTGTCACCGGCATGGAGTCCCGGTTCTCTCACGCGGTGGAGGGACCAGTCTGGCCGGCCAATGCTGTAATATGGCCGTCGTCATGGATATGTCGAAATACCTCCATTCCATCATGGAATTGGATCCCGCCTCCCGGCGTGCACGCGTGCAACCGGGTGTCGTGCTCGATGTGCTGCGCAACAGAGCGGAACAGCATCATTTGACGTTTGCGCCTGATCCCTCCACACATGATCACTGCACACTGGGTGGGATGATCGGGAACAATTCCTGCGGAGTGCATGCCCTGATGGGCGGAAAAACAGTGGATAACATCGAGGAAATGGAAATCCTCACCTATGATGGATTGCGGATGCGCGTGGGCAAAACCCGTGAAGAGGACCTCCACCACATTATCCGGCAGGGAGGCCGACGCGGTGACATCTTTGCCAGGTTACAATCCATTCGAGACCAATACGCCTCCCTGATTCGATCCCGCTATCCCGACATTCCCAGGAGAGTGTCGGGATACAATCTTGATCAATTACTCCCCGAACATGATTTCAATATCGCTCGAGCGCTAGTCGGGACCGAGGGCACATGTGTCACCGTGTTGGAGGCAACGGTCCGACTCGTCAAGAGTCCGCCATGGCGGACACTCATTGTCCTTGGATACCGGGACATCTATCAAGCCGGAGACCATTTGATGGACATCCTGGCGCATCAACCAATCGGCTTGGAAGGGCTGGACGATATGCTCGTGGGTGATATGACCAAAAACCATTTGCATGTTGATAACCTGTCCTTGCTTCCGGAGGGCCGGGGATGGCTGCTTGTCGAATTTGGCGGAGACACCCAGCAGGAAGCGGATGACCGGTCACGGGAGCTCATGGAGGAGCTTGGCAAGCAATCTCAAGCCCCGGCCATGAAACGCTATGATAATAAAGCTCAGGAACAATACGTGTGGAAGATTCGCAAATCTGTTCTCGCGGCCACAGCTCGAGTGCCGGGCGGTGATGACAGTTGGACCGGATGGGAGGATTCGGCAGTCGCACCGAAGGACGTGGGAAATTATCTCCGGGATCTTCGCGAGCTGATGAAGGCGCACGGGTATCAGTGTGCGCTGTATGGCCATTTTGGCCAGGGATGCATTCATACCCGCATTAATTTCGACTTAAAAACGCGGGCGGGAATTGACACATACCGTCATTTCATCGAAGAGGCCTCCGACCTGGTGATGCGGTATCACGGGTCCTTTTCAGGTGAACACGGAGATGGGCAGTCACGGGGGGAATTGCTGCCGAAGATGTTCGGCCAGGAACTCATGAATGCGTTTCGTGAATTTAAACAGGCCTGGGATCCTGATGGGAAAATGAATCCGGGAAAAGTGATCGATGCCCATCCCCTGGATCACAATCTGCGGTTGGGAACTTCCTATAATCCGCCGCAACTCGACACCCATTTTCACTATACGGATGATAGGGGGAGCTTTCCGCGGGCCACGTTACGCTGTGTCGGCGTGGGAGATTGCCGGAATATGGAAGGCGGAACGATGTGTCCCAGTTATCGAGTCACGCGGGAGGAACAACATTCCACGCGCGGACGGGCACACCTGCTGTTCGAAATGTTACAAGGGGATCCCTTACGCCACGGCTGGCGAAACGAAGCGGTCAAAGAGGCATTGGATCTGTGCCTGGCCTGCAAAGGCTGCCTGAGCGACTGTCCGGTGAATGTGGATATGGCCACCTATAAAGCGGAGTTTCTCTCTCACTATTATGAAGGCCGCCTCCGCCCCCGCGCCGCATTTTCCATGGGACTCATTTACTGGTGGTCAAGGCTCGCCTCCACCATGCCTGGGGTGGTGAATGCCGTGACCCATGCCCCGATATTAGGGACTCTGGTCAAAAAAATCGGAGGCATTGCTCCTCAACGAGACATGCCTCGTTATGCCAAAGAGTCCTTTACCGCCTGGTTTCATAAGCGGCCTGCTTCTTATTCTGCGGCGCCCAAAGTGGTGTTATGGCCAGACACCTTTAATAATTATTTTTTTCCCCACACACTGAAAGCGGCTGTCGAGGTGTTGGAAAAAATAGGCTTTGAGGTCACCATCCCCCCACGTCCTCTCTGTTGCGGACGTCCCTTGTATGATTTCGGTATGTTGAAAACCGCCAAGCTTCTGCTGCGTCAAATCATCGATTCCCTGGGTAAGGATATCGCCGCCGGCATTCCCGTTATTGGCCTTGAACCCAGTTGTGTGGCGGTCTTTCGCGACGAACTTCTTAAATTGTTTCCCAATGATGAACAGGCGAAACGGCTGGCCGGATTAACATGTACGTTTGGAGAATTTCTTGATAAACAGGCAGGACCCATTGTCTGGCCGCGGCTCAATGAACGAGCCATTGTGCATGGTCATTGTCATCAAAAAGCTGTCATGGGGATGAATAGTGAAATGAAAATTTTCAAGGACATCGGATTAGATTGCACACTTCTCGATTCCGGATGTTGCGGCATGGCGGGGTCCTTCGGCTTTAAAGAAGAGCATTACCGGATTTCCCTGGCTATTGGAGAACAGATTCTACTCCCGACGATTCGGGGGGCGGCGGCACAACGTGAATTAGTCGTTGCCGATGGATTCAGTTGTCGCGAACAAATCGTGCAAACGACCGGCCGAAATGCGCTCCATACGGCCGAAGTGCTTCAAAGAGCGATGAAGCGGTGCTGA
- a CDS encoding mandelate racemase, whose translation MVVLPQADTRIDRYEVSVYKIPTDMAESDGTYTWDSTTLVVVRIGTRAGEGWGYTYADIATAILIEKTLCSVLKDHDAMAIPECWLIMRRAIRNMGRPGIASMAIAAVDMALWDLKARVLNIPLIMLFGRAQDGIPIYGSGGFTSYTDQQLEHQLGMWVKQGISQVKMKVGRHPDQDLHRVRVARNALQPGTRLFVDANGAYTVKQAMRFSELFAESGVEWFEEPVSSDNLHGLNTIKAHAPASIEIAAGEYGYDLPYFQRMVDAQCVDVLQADASRCGITGFLQVGALCESRSLPLSAHCAPSLHLHPACALHPLRHIEYFHDHVRIEQTLFDGVPAPINGRLYPDLSRAGHGLEFKRADAAQFAL comes from the coding sequence ATGGTTGTTCTGCCGCAGGCTGACACCAGGATCGATCGCTATGAGGTCTCGGTTTATAAAATTCCCACTGACATGGCCGAATCGGATGGAACGTATACCTGGGATTCTACAACGCTGGTGGTGGTGCGGATAGGAACGCGGGCCGGAGAAGGATGGGGTTATACCTATGCCGACATCGCCACGGCTATATTAATTGAAAAGACATTGTGCTCCGTGTTGAAAGATCATGACGCCATGGCGATTCCCGAATGTTGGCTGATCATGAGACGGGCCATACGGAACATGGGGAGACCCGGCATTGCTTCCATGGCCATCGCCGCTGTGGATATGGCCCTATGGGATTTAAAGGCGAGGGTGCTGAACATTCCACTGATCATGTTATTCGGGCGTGCTCAGGATGGGATTCCAATTTATGGGAGTGGAGGATTTACCTCCTATACGGACCAACAGCTGGAGCATCAATTGGGAATGTGGGTCAAGCAGGGGATCTCGCAGGTCAAAATGAAAGTTGGACGTCATCCTGACCAGGACCTTCACAGGGTCCGCGTGGCACGCAACGCCCTTCAACCCGGCACCCGCCTCTTTGTCGATGCCAACGGAGCCTATACGGTTAAACAAGCCATGCGATTTTCTGAATTATTCGCGGAATCCGGCGTTGAATGGTTCGAGGAACCGGTTTCATCCGATAATCTCCACGGGCTCAACACAATCAAAGCACATGCGCCGGCATCCATTGAGATCGCTGCAGGTGAATATGGATATGATTTGCCGTATTTTCAAAGAATGGTGGATGCCCAATGTGTGGATGTGCTTCAAGCTGACGCCTCGCGTTGCGGTATCACCGGATTTTTACAGGTCGGAGCATTATGTGAATCCCGGTCTCTGCCGCTGTCAGCTCATTGTGCGCCGTCACTTCACCTCCATCCGGCCTGTGCGCTCCACCCTTTGCGACACATCGAATATTTTCACGATCATGTCAGGATAGAACAGACGCTGTTTGACGGTGTCCCGGCTCCGATTAACGGCAGACTCTATCCTGATTTGAGTCGTGCCGGACATGGCCTGGAATTCAAACGGGCGGATGCCGCTCAATTTGCTCTTTGA